The Rhodamnia argentea isolate NSW1041297 chromosome 7, ASM2092103v1, whole genome shotgun sequence genome contains the following window.
ATATCTTGAATTACAAGCAAAAGTCTCAAACTGGTTATTGACCTGATGTCATTGGTATTtatgtgattttcattttcttaaggTTCCTATTGcgttattattgttatttttttttataatttccttCGTTCGATTACTCTTCAATTACATTTGTGATTTTCCCCTTTTATGGGCTTAAACTAGTTGATTATCTTTACACACTGATTACCATGCGGACACTGTGCGAAACGTGGTTAAGGGTATTTGACTTAAACTTAAGACAGAAGTGACCTGGAAATGAAGTTAGAGAAGGATCCTGGTTTGGCTCTTGCGGAATTAGTATTGGCCGTAATTTATAGCTAGAGAGAGGATTTGAAGGAAGGATCTGTTGTACTTGACAAGGTCCAACCCAATTATATGGCTTATCAGATCTATTATTTAACATTTGGCATGTgcctaatttaattaaactatggGCCATATATTTGTGACATCCAATTGAGCTCGCAGAACCCATATCTTCAACCTAGATAAACGGTTTTAATTTGGCAACTCTAGGATTGGTCCCATCACTCCCTCTATTTAAGGTCTCTCTTTGGTGGAGAATATGAGTATCGCAATATCACGCTTCCActgttttcacaaaatcattgAGACAAAAATACTCACACATTACAATTATTATAAAAGAGAGTGGTGAAGGTTCATATCCATGAAAACATCTTCTCTCTTATCGAATTAATAATGGCTTCTTTTAATTCGGGTACGTtgtatttatcaatttgatcTTATGTTCATGTGATTGAACGATTCTATTAAACTAACATGTGGTATCGGAGTATGCTTTATTCAATGCCCGAACGTAGTTATATTGTTTATTATGATCTTTTGTCTCCTTTATAAGTGATTCATAGTATTCGTTGATGATGGAATAAATATATTATGACAGTCAATTTCTCGAATATCTTATGCAAATTATGTATTTGATTTGGATGTTCTTAAGTTTCCATTAACAAAACTTTTGAAATCGATGGATACTATCGTACATTCTGGTTATTGTTCCCATGATCTGGCCATTAATGGCCTATGTTTGTAGGTTCCCTTTGTTTTTATTCGGCACACACGTACTTGGACAGCAAGTATTGTTATTAGCATAAATATGTTGGCATTGTAAGTGACTGTTTTCTCCATACTTGCTTATGTTCATTTGTCGATAGGGTTATGttaaacttgtcaagaaagacTCTATGATGTAgaataaatttttattcttgATTCTGGTTCTCAATTATTTGAGTAGTAATCGATCCAACAGAAGATTATTGTTTTAAATAGATATTTAATTCTAAGTAGAATGATAATctaataggaaaataaattgcAAATATACGATTCAAATTAATTCTATCCAATGgtcattttatttgatttattctTGCCTCATGAAATTTGCTAGTAAATTATGAAAGAATCCATTTAAAGTGTTTGTAGTTGGCCCAACGGAAGGCTATAGatgattcttgaatttcttttagtaaggttttgtgtatttttcctttccatgtAAATGAATTGTTTATTTTCACTCTATTGTGATtatgaattaaatattttatttattttgtggatTTTCTAAAAGGTACTAATGtacatgaatttaatttttccaatctaGCATACAATCATGCTACGATTATGATTATCTTTCATCAATTAAACTATTGAGCGgtacaaattttaagaaaaaaaaaaagcaaataagtCTCATTCTTGGGGTCACGGATTTGAACTATGCATAATAGGTTGACACTTCCGCTGAACTCATAACAAAAGATCAAATGAGCAGAAAGTTGCTCATGAAAAATGGGAGAGATCTAACCTCATCTCTATAATGGTTATGAAAGGCTCCATAACAACCGCTATCCGGGGAGCCATCCCTAACTCTACTAATGCTAAGGAGTACCTTATTCACATTGAGGAACATTATGAGGGCACTTCCAAGGCACGTGGTACTACTCTTATTTCCAAAATGATTAACCCTTAAGTATAATGGAATAAATGATGGTCGTGAGTACATTATGTGGATGAATGATATGACTGCTTAATTCACGTCCTTGGATCCGAAAATCTCCGAAGGTCTTATTGTTCACTTCATTATGACATCTCTTCATGCATAGTTTAGTTCTTTTAAGATCAATTATAATATGTAAAAGAGAAATGGAAGATGAGCAAGTTGATTTTTACGTGTGTCCAGGTcttgagcaattaatatatcttagttggcccctaactcattggcttaagtttttgagtgaagatgggcTAGAcaggatatgttgacgggctcggacttaggCTTCCTTTTGGCGATTTTTCTAGATGAATGTATCGAACTTCTATTGCACGCTCCTaataaatggtatcagagccgatggttgattggcgGCCTACATCCAATCTATTCCGGTGCTTGGCgaatatctcaagaaagaaaTGTCATGATCGATGCTTGTTTCGGATGGAAATTGCTATCACGGTTGGTCTGGCGAGAAGAGACCATGGACAGTTAGTTGGATAATGCGAGTCTAGCGAGAAAAATACGATGGAAAATTGGTATGGTGATATGAGATTGAGACTATAGGTATTGCAATCCCAAGTTAGCAATTGATGTTGGGTGATTACGGTGCATAGTTGCCGATGCATTGCAATGACTTAAagattcaacttgagacaaGTTGATGCAGAAAGATATTTGGATTAAGGGGAATCAAACCTAACACTAGAGCTCACACGTGAATGGAAAATTATTAGGATGCATATgagagttgtgttagaaaagtcacACATTAGATAATTGATATGATCTTGAGCAGTCATTATATCTTATTTGGCCtctaactcattggcttaagcttttgagtgaatgggggtccaattggatatgttgacgggctcggacttgggctcccccTCCCTGGATGAAGATATCGGACTTAGTTTGTTACAAGCTACATGTAGACAATTCCACCTGTTGGTGCTTCATTATCGACGAAGCCCGAAGGTCCATCGATCTAAGTGGTCCGATTAGCTCACCATCAACGTTTAGGTACCAAACAATAAATTAGTGGGgaatcctttttttcttggccCCACATCGACCCATATAATAACTTTATGATTTTGGTATCTAAATCAATCACATCATTCAGATAAAACTTAAAGTGTATAGGTAATCCAAAGCGCGGCGGTGGTGGAGTGCCCATCCTacaattctaaaaaattaagaGAATGAGCCGAAACCCAATAAACAAAATATCTAGGTCTAAGATAAGAAATCATCTTACCATTTGACCTGGTTTTTAGCAGTCAACAAGCATTTATAACAATGTACAAATGCATGATTATCTGCTTTATCCTTCTATTATTAACTTACCTTGATGAGCTAATGTCACACATGCTGAACATCACTCGTTCAAAGCAAGCAGATGATATGTTATTTCATGATGCATCAATATCATTTGTAGCTTATTCACATAAATAAATGCATGTACGTGAGCATTCATTGGGTTCATTATGTTGGGGCTATCAATCAACCTAGAAGAGAGCGTTGAATAGGTTGAGTAGTGATTTTAAAAACTTTTGTAGAATAATAAATAATCAATAGTGCGTATGGTTATGTGCAGTGAACCAGTATGAGTGATGCTGTTAAGTAAAGCATATAATAGCAAATTACACACAAAGTTATAGTAGTTCGGCTTATGAgtaagcctatgtccactctcGGATTATCGGTTTTAACAATTTCTGGATTCCAATAGTAATCGGCATTGGAGATTACAACTAGTAAGTGTCATTCCTATATCACAATAGATAACACTATCAAGATATGAACATGGCTTTTACACTTATATGAATACTCAGGCTATTACAATGATCACAAACAAACGCGGAAAATGAGCAGTGAAGTTGGTCGCATCAATAATAGCTTCTTTTGATCCCGGCACATTgtgtttatcaatttgatctCATGTTCATGTGATTGAAAGATCCTATTCAACTAACGGGATCTTCCCCATTTGATAAAGTTTGGGGAGAGGTCCCGAGCTATCTAATCGTCTTCGTATCATGAACTGATGAATTCGTTCATGACATTTGTAGACAAGCTTAGTTATACAAGCTCGCGTGTTTTTACGGCACGATTAGATACCTTTAGACACATTAATTTAGAAAGTTATGTTAATTCACATTACACTTCTAAATATATTTTGACATGTTAAAATACATTCAAACTTACTTTCATGCGTTTATATAAGTGTTAAAGCATGTcgcattttttttccaattaaaacGCGTCAAATAACTCGtttaagaaaagaattgtaTTCATGTTTGATTGTTGTGTTTGAATTAAATGTAAATTTTGACACGAAAAGAGTATGAATAGGAGGTATGAATTCTCTGCCTGACTAAAAGACTTGATttcataattattttaaaaattgcaagcAGGACTTGTAGACTTCTTAGTCTTGGTCCATCATCACCTAAAACCATCTCCAAATAATTTCCAAGTCTTggtcattttggtcattttctctttccttttaatTTCGATTTTACCAACAAATCGCACCCAATCTCCCTTGTCGAAGCACCAATTCAATCTCTCGAGATCAACAATGGCTTCCTCCAATCCCAACGCCAACGCCAACGCAAACCCAATCTTCATCACCGCCGACTCCATCCACGCCCTCCTCTCCCACCGCTCCCTCATCCGCCACTTCCACTCCACCCTCCCCGCCCTCTCCTCCTCCGTCCACACCCCTCTCCGCCACTCCCACCCCctctccgccgccgcctcctcctcctccctcctcctcatGCCCTCCTGGTCCTCCCACCCTTCCCTCCCTTACATCGGCGTCAAGCTCGTGACCCACTTCCCCAGCAACTCCTCCGCGCTGAACCTGCCGGGGGTCCACGCCGTCTTCGTCCTCTTCAGCTCCCTCACCGGCCAGCCCCTCGCCACCGTGGACGCCACCGTCTTGACCCTGTATCGCACCTCCTGCGTCTCGGGCCTCGCCTCCAAGTTCCTGTCGCGGGCCGACAGCAAAGTCCTCGTCATGGTCGGATCGGGCTCTCTCGCCCCACATCTCATCAGGGCCCACTTGTCGGCCCGGCCCGGCATCGAGAGGGTCATCATCTGGAACCGGAGCCCGCAGAAGGCCGCGGCTCTGGCCGCGAAGTTGAGCGAAGACGAGGGCCTCAAAGCGGTGCGTTTCGACAGCGGCGAGATTTTGGATGAGATCATCGGGTTGGGAGACATCGTGAGCTGCGCGACGAACTCGGAGGAGCAGCTCGTGAGGGGGGAGAAACTGAAGGCCGGCGCGCACTTGGACTTGGTGGGGTCGTTCAAGGAGACGATGAGGGAGTGCGATGACGCAGCGCTGGGGAGGGCCGGGAGGGTGTTCGTGGACAGCCCGGCGGCGTTCGTGGAGGCGGGAGAGCTGGTGGGGGCGGCGGAGAGAGGGGTGGCGGTGGAGAGGGGCGGCGAGCTGGGGGAGCTGGCGGGGGGCGCGAGGGCGGGGCGGCAGAGCGAGGAGGACGTCACGGTGTTTAAGTCGGTCGGATCGGCGGTGGTGGATCTGTTGGCGGCGCAGTTGGTGTACGAGGAGCACGTGAAGAGGAATGGAGGGAGTCTGTAATCTCTTATTTAGTTTGTCAAAATTACGTGCtaacgtaattttttttacttttctctttgATTAATCGATTGTACCGTATTTAAAATTCCTGCGTCTACGCAAACGATGCTTAAATTGAAGATGAGAGAACAAAATTTTATGTCATATCGCATACTAAATATTtaataaaatcaaattcggAACATTAAGTGAGCTACAAATGACACTCCCCCTAACATAATCTGGCTTTGTAACAAAAAGCTTCGTTGCCACAATTCTATTTTACACTCACTCATTAAATGACATACATAAATCCAATATGCTCCTTTAAAATAAACCTAGTTCAATTTATAGGTCAAGCCTGGTTACCTAGATAATCACTTTCATAATTCTCC
Protein-coding sequences here:
- the LOC115744732 gene encoding protein SAR DEFICIENT 4 yields the protein MASSNPNANANANPIFITADSIHALLSHRSLIRHFHSTLPALSSSVHTPLRHSHPLSAAASSSSLLLMPSWSSHPSLPYIGVKLVTHFPSNSSALNLPGVHAVFVLFSSLTGQPLATVDATVLTLYRTSCVSGLASKFLSRADSKVLVMVGSGSLAPHLIRAHLSARPGIERVIIWNRSPQKAAALAAKLSEDEGLKAVRFDSGEILDEIIGLGDIVSCATNSEEQLVRGEKLKAGAHLDLVGSFKETMRECDDAALGRAGRVFVDSPAAFVEAGELVGAAERGVAVERGGELGELAGGARAGRQSEEDVTVFKSVGSAVVDLLAAQLVYEEHVKRNGGSL